The Rhinopithecus roxellana isolate Shanxi Qingling chromosome 14, ASM756505v1, whole genome shotgun sequence genome includes a window with the following:
- the LOC115893223 gene encoding cytochrome c oxidase subunit 7C, mitochondrial-like, which produces MLGRSIRRFTTSVVRRSDYEEGPGKNLPFSVENKWALLVKMCLYFGSAFAAPFLIARHQLLKS; this is translated from the coding sequence ATGTTGGGCCGCAGCATCCGGAGGTTCACAACCTCTGTGGTCCGTAGGAGCGACTATGAGGAGGGCCCTGGGAAGAATTTGCCATTTTCAGTGGAAAACAAGTGGGCGTTACTAGTTAAGATGTGTTTGTACTTTGGATCTGCATTTGCTGCACCGTTCCTTATAGCAAGACACCAACTGCTTAAATCATAA